One Triticum dicoccoides isolate Atlit2015 ecotype Zavitan chromosome 4B, WEW_v2.0, whole genome shotgun sequence genomic window carries:
- the LOC119291784 gene encoding uncharacterized protein LOC119291784, producing the protein MEGPHPLPEPEAGTGTEEPVTGRRCGRHPDQPLNGVCSACLVERLSSVRSPEIVEVASSSSSRDPDARSLPVPVPASGDQEDQGKLRRTLMLLFQMDDSGAAADRPGANRPPDAKDPGASEADHPGGGGRKWMGASWLRAILPRRGARRRGTKEEEEEPSRPSGAVDPHPGDASGGPSPPLVERRASFRRSCEWMICREPPRGSSLDPPRHSWDGSMVGRAFACSFACLDEPSDGVTRVRQGNAEESARERPAAEVAAESRNRGHSADVGGEGPRFRGRRSCSDAGPEITVAASGVRRRRSNRWSRVWDRSITSPLKEFVRKGEHALDRSFSESRRETRRCKNGEMADIENGEIQHGRNGSVLPGRASQGSSRSSQAAVANGDAQNFRADWLKNKECRIGRSRSVHYTSPGNFDNGMLRFYLTPMRSNRAANRGRRRSSRLFGRGLFGFV; encoded by the coding sequence ATGGAGGGCCCGCACCCGCTGCCGGAGCCGGAGGCGGGGACGGGGACGGAGGAGCCGGTGACCGGCCGGCGGTGCGGCCGCCACCCGGACCAGCCCCTCAACGGCGTCTGCTCCGCCTGCCTCGTCGAGCGCCTCTCCTCCGTCCGCAGCCCCGAGATCGTCGaggtcgcctcctcctcctcctcccgcgaccCCGACGCCCGCTCcctccccgtccccgtccccgcctCCGGCGACCAAGAAGACCAGGGCAAGCTGCGGAGGACGCTCATGCTGCTCTTCCAGATGGAcgactccggcgccgccgccgaccgcccgggCGCCAACCGTCCGCCCGACGCCAAAGATCCCGGAGCGTCAGAGGCGGACCACCCCGGAGGCGGCGGCAGGAAGTGGATGGGCGCCTCCTGGCTCAGGGCGATCCTGCCCAGGCggggggcgcggcggcgcgggaccaaggaggaggaggaggagccctcGCGCCCGTCTGGGGCGGTGGATCCCCATCCTGGCGATGCCAGCGGCGGGCCGTCGCCGCCGCTGGTGGAGCGGAGGGCCAGCTTCCGCCGCTCCTGCGAGTGGATGATCTGCCGGGAGCCGCCCAGAGGCTCCTCCCTGGACCCGCCCCGCCACTCCTGGGACGGCTCCATGGTGGGCAGGGCCTTCGCCTGCTCCTTCGCGTGCCTAGACGAGCCGTCTGATGGCGTCACCAGGGTCAGGCAGGGCAATGCAGAGGAATCGGCGAGGGAGCGCCCTGCTGCCGAGGTTGCAGCAGAGAGCAGGAATAGGGGGCATTCTGCCGATGTGGGCGGCGAGGGGCCGAGGTTCAGAGGAAGGAGGAGTTGCAGTGACGCCGGCCCGGAGATAACTGTGGCGGCCTCAGGTGTCCGGCGCCGGAGGTCCAACAGGTGGAGCAGGGTGTGGGATCGCAGCATCACGAGTCCACTAAAAGAATTCGTGAGGAAGGGGGAGCATGCTCTTGACCGGTCCTTCTCGGAGTCGAGGAGGGAAACCCGGAGGTGTAAAAATGGGGAGATGGCAGACATCGAAAATGGCGAAATTCAGCATGGCCGCAACGGGTCGGTACTTCCAGGCAGAGCAAGCCAGGGCTCAAGCAGAAGCTCCCAAGCCGCCGTGGCTAACGGGGACGCGCAGAATTTCCGCGCGGATTGGCTTAAGAACAAGGAATGCAGGATCGGCAGGAGCAGGAGCGTCCATTACACCTCTCCTGGGAACTTTGATAATGGCATGCTGCGGTTTTACCTGACGCCGATGAGGAGCAACAGAGCCGCAAACAGGGGGAGGAGGAGAAGCTCGCGCTTGTTTGGAAGAGGGCTTTTTGGTTTCGTTTGA